In Phreatobacter aquaticus, a single genomic region encodes these proteins:
- a CDS encoding thiamine phosphate synthase: MSYPDRFYPIVDSLSWLIRLTELGAGTVQLRVKGLELAQATALVREALDVTEGTATKLVVNDYWQAALDAGAAHVHLGQEDLAEADIPAIRNAGLTIGLSTHNEAELDVALALRPNYIALGPIYATTVKTMRFGPQGLAPLAQWKKRIGTIPLVAIGGITLERAPDVYAAGADSIAVVTDITGSPDPDTRVAAWLDYTSASA; the protein is encoded by the coding sequence ATGAGCTATCCTGACCGCTTCTACCCCATCGTCGACAGTCTCTCCTGGCTGATCCGTCTCACCGAGCTTGGCGCCGGCACGGTGCAGCTGCGCGTCAAGGGGCTGGAGCTCGCCCAGGCCACCGCCCTGGTGCGCGAGGCGCTGGATGTCACCGAGGGCACGGCGACCAAGCTGGTGGTCAATGATTACTGGCAGGCGGCGCTCGATGCCGGCGCGGCCCATGTCCATCTTGGGCAGGAGGACCTGGCTGAGGCCGATATCCCCGCCATCCGCAATGCCGGGCTCACCATCGGGCTCTCCACCCACAACGAGGCCGAACTCGACGTGGCCCTGGCGCTGCGTCCGAACTACATCGCGCTGGGGCCGATCTATGCCACCACGGTGAAGACCATGCGCTTCGGCCCGCAGGGGCTGGCGCCGCTCGCCCAGTGGAAGAAGCGCATCGGCACCATTCCGCTGGTCGCCATTGGCGGCATCACGCTGGAACGCGCGCCTGACGTTTACGCCGCCGGCGCCGATTCCATCGCCGTCGTCACCGACATCACCGGCAGCCCCGACCCCGACACCCGCGTCGCGGCCTGGCTCGATTACACATCCGCATCGGCCTGA
- the yghU gene encoding glutathione-dependent disulfide-bond oxidoreductase translates to MSSADYTPPKVWTWNKASGGRFANINRPVAGATHEKELPVGRHPLQLYSLGTPNGVKVTVMLEELLAAGHTQAEYDAWLIRISEGDQFGSGFVEVNPNSKIPALMDRSGPEPVRVFESGAILTYLAEKFGAFLPASGAARAETLSWLFWQMGSAPYLGGGFGHFYAYAPVKIEYAIDRFAMEVKRQMDVLDRRLATSEYLAGPDYTIADMAVWPWYGALSKGLTYEAGEFLQVQEYGNVRRWADQIGARPAVQRGRMVNRMQGELSSQLRERHEASDFETKTQDKLEPKT, encoded by the coding sequence ATGTCCTCCGCCGATTACACCCCGCCGAAAGTCTGGACCTGGAACAAGGCCTCGGGCGGGCGTTTCGCCAATATCAACCGCCCGGTGGCGGGCGCGACCCACGAGAAGGAGCTGCCCGTCGGGCGGCATCCCCTCCAGCTCTATTCGCTCGGCACGCCGAACGGCGTGAAGGTGACGGTGATGCTGGAGGAGCTGCTGGCGGCGGGCCATACGCAAGCCGAATATGACGCCTGGCTGATCCGCATCTCGGAGGGCGACCAGTTCGGTTCGGGCTTCGTTGAGGTGAACCCCAATTCGAAGATCCCGGCGCTGATGGACCGCTCCGGGCCGGAGCCGGTGCGCGTGTTCGAATCGGGTGCCATCCTCACCTATCTCGCCGAGAAGTTCGGCGCCTTCCTGCCGGCCTCGGGCGCGGCGCGGGCCGAGACGCTGTCCTGGCTGTTCTGGCAGATGGGATCCGCGCCCTATCTCGGCGGCGGCTTCGGCCATTTCTACGCCTATGCGCCGGTGAAGATCGAATATGCCATCGACCGCTTCGCCATGGAGGTGAAGCGCCAGATGGACGTGCTGGATCGCCGCCTTGCGACAAGCGAGTATCTGGCCGGGCCGGACTACACGATCGCCGACATGGCGGTCTGGCCCTGGTATGGCGCGCTCTCCAAGGGCCTCACCTACGAGGCCGGCGAGTTCCTGCAGGTGCAGGAATACGGAAACGTGCGCCGCTGGGCCGACCAGATCGGCGCCCGCCCTGCCGTGCAGCGTGGCCGCATGGTCAACCGCATGCAGGGCGAATTGTCGAGCCAGCTGCGCGAGCGGCACGAGGCCAGCGACTTTGAGACCAAGACGCAGGACAAGCTGGAACCGAAGACCTGA
- the thiC gene encoding phosphomethylpyrimidine synthase ThiC produces MNAPIKDIKAAVTTGPLPASRKIFAVPDSAPDIRVPLREIALQEGAGEPDVVVYDTSGPYTDPTVTIDVEQGLSRVRQSWVMERGGVEAYDGRDVKPEDNGHAGKHLARAFPIANKPLRGVGSAPITQYEFAKAGIITKEMIYVAERENLGRKTALDNAEATIADGESFGAAVPAFITPEFVRSEIARGRAIIPCNINHPEVEPMIIGRNFLVKINANIGNSAVSSSIEEEVDKLVWSIRWGADTVMDLSTGRNIHNTREWIIRNSPVPIGTVPIYQALEKVGGDPVKLTWEIFRDTLIEQAEQGVDYFTIHAGVRLAYVPLTAKRVTGIVSRGGSIMAKWCLAHHRESFLYEHFDEICDIMRAYDVSFSLGDGLRPGSIADANDAAQFAELETLGELTQIAWKKGCQVMIEGPGHVPIHKIKINMDKQLKECGEAPFYTLGPLTTDIAPGYDHITSGIGAAMIGWFGCAMLCYVTPKEHLGLPNRDDVKVGVITYKIAAHAADLGKGHPAAQLRDDALSRARFDFRWEDQFNLGLDPETARSYHDETLPKEAHKVAHFCSMCGPKFCSMKITQDVRDYAATLNDKEVGMAQMSEKFLEMGGKVYVEAADAVKASNKTL; encoded by the coding sequence ATGAACGCCCCCATCAAGGACATCAAGGCCGCCGTCACCACCGGTCCCTTGCCGGCCTCGCGCAAGATCTTCGCCGTGCCGGATTCGGCGCCCGATATCCGCGTGCCGCTCCGCGAGATCGCGCTGCAGGAAGGCGCCGGCGAGCCCGATGTCGTCGTCTATGACACGTCCGGCCCCTATACCGACCCGACCGTCACCATCGATGTCGAGCAGGGCCTCTCCCGCGTCCGCCAGTCCTGGGTGATGGAGCGCGGCGGCGTAGAGGCCTATGATGGCCGCGACGTGAAGCCCGAGGATAACGGCCATGCCGGCAAGCATCTGGCGCGCGCCTTTCCGATTGCCAACAAGCCGCTGCGCGGCGTGGGTTCCGCCCCGATCACGCAGTATGAGTTTGCGAAAGCCGGCATCATCACCAAGGAGATGATCTACGTCGCCGAGCGCGAGAATCTCGGCCGCAAGACCGCGTTGGACAATGCGGAAGCCACCATTGCCGATGGCGAGAGCTTCGGCGCCGCCGTTCCGGCCTTCATCACGCCGGAATTCGTCCGCTCCGAGATCGCCCGCGGCCGCGCCATCATCCCCTGCAACATCAACCATCCCGAAGTCGAGCCGATGATCATCGGCCGCAATTTCCTGGTGAAGATCAACGCCAATATCGGCAATTCCGCCGTCTCGTCCTCCATCGAGGAGGAGGTCGACAAGCTCGTCTGGTCGATCCGCTGGGGCGCCGACACGGTGATGGACCTGTCCACCGGCCGCAACATCCACAACACCCGCGAATGGATCATCCGCAACTCGCCGGTGCCGATCGGCACGGTGCCGATCTACCAGGCGCTGGAGAAGGTGGGCGGCGATCCGGTCAAGCTCACCTGGGAGATCTTCCGCGACACGCTGATCGAACAGGCCGAGCAGGGCGTCGACTATTTCACCATCCATGCCGGCGTGCGCCTCGCCTATGTGCCGCTCACCGCCAAGCGCGTCACCGGCATCGTGTCGCGCGGCGGTTCCATCATGGCCAAGTGGTGCCTCGCCCATCACCGCGAGAGCTTCCTCTACGAGCATTTCGACGAGATCTGCGACATCATGCGGGCCTATGACGTGTCGTTCTCGCTGGGCGATGGGTTGCGTCCGGGTTCGATTGCCGATGCCAACGACGCGGCGCAGTTCGCCGAGCTCGAGACGCTCGGCGAGCTCACCCAGATCGCCTGGAAGAAGGGCTGCCAGGTGATGATCGAGGGTCCGGGCCATGTGCCGATCCACAAGATCAAGATCAACATGGACAAGCAGTTGAAGGAGTGTGGCGAGGCCCCCTTCTACACGCTCGGACCGCTGACCACCGACATCGCGCCGGGCTATGACCACATCACGTCGGGCATCGGCGCCGCCATGATCGGCTGGTTCGGCTGCGCCATGCTCTGCTACGTGACCCCGAAGGAGCATCTGGGCCTGCCCAACCGCGACGACGTGAAGGTCGGCGTCATCACCTACAAGATCGCGGCCCACGCGGCCGATCTCGGCAAGGGCCATCCGGCCGCGCAGCTGCGCGACGATGCGCTGTCACGCGCCCGCTTCGACTTCCGCTGGGAGGACCAGTTCAACCTCGGCCTCGATCCGGAAACCGCGCGCAGCTATCACGACGAGACCCTGCCGAAGGAGGCCCACAAGGTCGCCCATTTCTGCTCGATGTGCGGGCCGAAATTCTGCTCGATGAAGATCACCCAGGACGTGCGCGACTATGCGGCCACCTTGAACGACAAGGAGGTGGGCATGGCGCAGATGTCAGAGAAGTTCCTCGAGATGGGCGGCAAGGTGTACGTGGAAGCGGCCGACGCGGTGAAGGCTAGCAACAAGACGTTGTGA